The alpha proteobacterium U9-1i genome includes a region encoding these proteins:
- a CDS encoding biopolymer transport protein ExbD/tolR, producing MGAKVSGGGGGKKGHLEPNSDPNVIPFIDILLVLLIIFMVTAPIPTVDIRVDLPPPNPVPIRLEGLNPTIVGIREGAAGMEIFVDEETVTLATLGARTLDHAIRNNPALNVEDVYAEARVFVRADQSTAYANVVNVMSQLQGEGFAKVGIFAELASEG from the coding sequence ATGGGAGCCAAAGTTTCTGGTGGCGGCGGCGGAAAGAAGGGCCACCTTGAGCCCAATTCCGATCCGAACGTCATTCCGTTCATCGACATTCTGCTGGTGCTGCTGATTATCTTCATGGTCACCGCGCCGATCCCAACCGTCGACATTCGCGTCGACTTGCCGCCGCCCAACCCGGTGCCGATCCGATTGGAGGGTTTGAACCCGACGATCGTTGGCATCCGCGAAGGCGCTGCGGGTATGGAGATCTTCGTGGACGAAGAGACCGTCACGTTGGCCACGTTAGGCGCGCGCACGCTCGACCACGCCATCCGGAACAATCCGGCTCTGAACGTGGAAGACGTCTACGCCGAGGCGCGCGTCTTCGTGCGCGCTGACCAGTCGACTGCCTATGCGAACGTCGTCAACGTCATGAGCCAGTTGCAGGGAGAAGGTTTCGCCAAAGTCGGAATCTTCGCCGAACTCGCGAGTGAGGGCTGA
- a CDS encoding hypothetical protein (uncharacterized monothiol glutaredoxin ycf64-like): protein MSDTFDNIQRTVAAHDVVLFMKGVAERPMCGFSNQVVQILDHIGVEFHDVNVLEDAELREGIKQFTNWPTIPQLYVKGEFIGGCDIVREMFQTGELKALFADKGVAIPA, encoded by the coding sequence ATGAGCGACACTTTCGACAACATTCAGCGCACAGTGGCCGCCCACGACGTGGTGCTGTTCATGAAAGGCGTCGCCGAGCGTCCAATGTGCGGCTTCTCGAACCAAGTGGTTCAAATTCTGGACCATATCGGCGTTGAGTTTCACGACGTGAATGTCCTGGAAGACGCCGAACTTCGCGAAGGCATCAAGCAGTTTACGAATTGGCCGACGATCCCGCAGCTCTACGTCAAGGGCGAGTTCATTGGCGGCTGCGACATCGTCCGTGAAATGTTCCAGACCGGGGAATTGAAGGCGTTGTTCGCCGACAAGGGCGTCGCCATCCCCGCCTAG
- a CDS encoding Na(+)/H(+) antiporter subunit G: MLLEALRQGASAILIVVGLVFVAGGLLGLLRFPDFYTRLHAVTTSDGIGAVLVVVGLAIGAANLATALKLLVLATLIGAVAPTLAHLAANAAHAAGLAPLAGRYTAPRPGARR, translated from the coding sequence TTGCTGCTTGAGGCGCTGCGGCAAGGCGCAAGCGCAATACTGATCGTGGTCGGGCTCGTGTTTGTAGCCGGCGGCCTGCTGGGGCTTCTAAGGTTCCCCGACTTTTATACGCGGCTGCATGCCGTAACGACGAGCGACGGTATCGGTGCGGTGCTTGTCGTCGTCGGCCTTGCCATCGGCGCGGCAAACCTTGCGACGGCGTTGAAGCTGCTTGTGCTGGCAACGCTGATCGGCGCTGTCGCGCCGACGCTTGCGCATCTCGCGGCGAACGCCGCGCACGCGGCGGGTTTAGCGCCTTTGGCGGGACGCTACACCGCGCCGCGACCGGGTGCGCGACGATGA
- a CDS encoding biopolymer transport protein ExbD/tolR produces MAGAITSDTGRRMQPNVQPNVIPFIDVLLVLLIIFMVTAPKPTTDIRVDAPTLSGPASHARPTIVAIFRADGALRIEVDGETTSPGDLAGLVLARAAANNPTTPTQDLKREARIFVRADLDVAYQSVISVMDELYGAQFARIGVYAQDADA; encoded by the coding sequence ATGGCTGGCGCGATCACATCCGATACCGGACGTCGTATGCAGCCAAACGTGCAGCCGAACGTCATCCCGTTCATCGACGTGCTGTTGGTGTTGCTGATCATTTTCATGGTGACCGCGCCCAAGCCGACGACGGATATTCGCGTTGATGCGCCGACGCTCAGCGGACCGGCGAGCCATGCGCGTCCGACAATCGTCGCGATTTTTCGGGCTGACGGCGCGCTTCGTATTGAGGTGGATGGCGAGACGACATCGCCGGGTGATCTTGCTGGGTTGGTGCTCGCGCGCGCTGCCGCGAATAATCCAACGACGCCCACGCAAGACTTAAAACGTGAAGCGCGCATCTTCGTCCGCGCTGACCTGGACGTGGCGTATCAATCCGTCATCAGTGTGATGGATGAACTCTACGGCGCCCAGTTCGCCCGTATCGGTGTCTATGCGCAGGATGCCGACGCCTGA
- a CDS encoding other cation transporters, which translates to MIAFIAAGVLVVALALTVVRLFAGPTLYDRVLAANAAVCKVALVVAAVAAATGGPALVDVAMVLLLGSFVLNAAILKFFRARSFQAPLVRAGEDLA; encoded by the coding sequence ATGATCGCCTTCATCGCGGCCGGTGTCCTTGTCGTTGCCCTCGCATTGACGGTTGTGCGGCTTTTCGCAGGGCCCACCCTTTATGATCGCGTCTTGGCGGCCAATGCCGCCGTTTGCAAAGTCGCGCTCGTAGTGGCTGCGGTCGCCGCCGCGACTGGTGGCCCAGCGCTCGTGGATGTCGCGATGGTGCTCTTGCTCGGATCGTTCGTGCTGAATGCAGCGATCCTCAAGTTCTTCCGCGCGCGCTCTTTTCAAGCGCCGTTGGTGCGGGCCGGTGAGGATTTGGCATGA
- a CDS encoding Na(+)/H(+) antiporter subunit E translates to MLHAAAMLAGLSTVWLVLTQRWSTPLDFALALSASFVCVVIASRFGGLGRTGPFLRVAPGMALALSRSGAVMRGALATMRAALAADVTLNPALVRVKWRVPDAHTRAVFADLVSAAPGAVVVETEMDGALVHVMNEDAVEAAELSRLETRVAGGRGEQ, encoded by the coding sequence ATGCTTCACGCCGCAGCGATGTTGGCGGGGTTATCCACAGTTTGGCTGGTGCTTACGCAACGCTGGTCGACGCCTCTGGATTTTGCGCTCGCGCTGAGCGCGTCGTTCGTTTGCGTGGTGATCGCATCACGGTTTGGCGGCTTGGGCCGAACGGGGCCCTTCCTGCGGGTGGCGCCTGGAATGGCGCTGGCGCTATCGCGATCTGGCGCCGTGATGCGCGGTGCGTTGGCCACGATGCGTGCTGCCCTCGCCGCTGACGTGACCCTCAACCCCGCGCTCGTTCGCGTGAAGTGGCGCGTGCCTGATGCCCATACCCGGGCGGTCTTCGCAGACTTGGTAAGCGCCGCGCCCGGAGCGGTTGTCGTCGAAACGGAAATGGATGGCGCGCTTGTGCACGTCATGAACGAGGACGCTGTGGAGGCTGCTGAACTCAGCCGGCTGGAGACGCGCGTCGCGGGCGGGAGGGGTGAGCAATGA
- a CDS encoding Mll0832 protein produces MALVLPFVVTASLIWLVVTFIDTRVEPLIPSELEFLKRFPGGGLLIAVGALTIVGALAGNLVGRWIVDAADKGISNLPLVRSIYGGAKQVFKQVAAPERTSFKQAVLVEFPAPGQFAIGFVTNEDTAEVHNDTGLDLVAVYVPQAPIPTSGFLLYLPRESLKPLALPPDEALKRVISLGIIRDPSAVTGPDAK; encoded by the coding sequence GTGGCTTTGGTGCTGCCGTTCGTCGTCACCGCCTCTCTCATCTGGCTGGTGGTCACCTTCATCGACACGCGCGTCGAGCCCCTCATCCCATCCGAGCTTGAGTTCCTCAAACGCTTCCCCGGTGGCGGGCTTCTGATCGCCGTAGGCGCGCTGACGATCGTCGGCGCGCTGGCGGGCAACCTGGTCGGGCGCTGGATCGTCGACGCGGCGGATAAGGGTATCTCCAACCTGCCGCTCGTGCGCTCGATCTATGGAGGCGCCAAGCAAGTGTTCAAACAGGTGGCGGCGCCCGAACGCACGTCGTTCAAGCAAGCCGTCCTGGTGGAGTTTCCCGCCCCCGGTCAATTCGCGATCGGCTTCGTCACCAACGAGGACACCGCCGAAGTCCATAACGACACCGGCCTGGATCTCGTCGCGGTTTATGTGCCGCAAGCGCCCATCCCAACGTCGGGCTTCCTGCTCTATCTGCCGCGCGAGAGCCTGAAGCCGCTCGCCCTGCCGCCGGACGAAGCGCTAAAGCGCGTCATCTCTCTCGGCATCATCCGCGACCCGAGCGCGGTGACGGGCCCTGACGCTAAATAA
- a CDS encoding motA/tolQ/exbB proton channel family protein has translation MTLMQSLLFAAQQTPATQPGATTAPTTPAPVTPAPSAAELEAAKQRGADAAAEAAGHQEVSIWQLVQELNSVELGVMLILALCAIYAVALLFEKIYVMRKAGKQTKDFLASFRKANSVEEAEAIVRKLPQSGIKTMFDAGMNEVRRTQDLGLYTMRDARDHTMQRVGSAMQTRQNEYLDDLGSSMTFLASIGANAPFIGLFGTVWGIMVAFVGIAQTQTTSLAVVAPGIAGALLATAAGLAAAIPAVLIYNFAAKQISKQANKLEDFSAEFIALVSRDMDRRAG, from the coding sequence ATGACGTTGATGCAATCGCTGTTGTTCGCAGCACAGCAAACTCCCGCAACGCAGCCGGGCGCGACCACCGCGCCGACGACACCCGCACCGGTGACCCCGGCGCCATCGGCCGCTGAACTGGAAGCTGCTAAGCAGCGCGGGGCTGACGCCGCCGCCGAAGCCGCTGGCCACCAAGAGGTCAGCATCTGGCAATTGGTGCAGGAACTGAACTCGGTTGAATTGGGCGTTATGCTCATCTTGGCGCTCTGCGCCATCTACGCCGTCGCGCTGCTGTTTGAAAAAATCTACGTCATGCGCAAGGCCGGCAAGCAAACGAAGGATTTCCTGGCCTCGTTCCGCAAGGCCAATTCGGTTGAAGAAGCCGAAGCCATCGTTCGCAAGCTGCCGCAATCGGGCATCAAGACGATGTTCGACGCCGGCATGAACGAAGTTCGCCGCACGCAGGACCTCGGGCTCTACACGATGCGCGACGCGCGCGACCACACGATGCAGCGTGTAGGCTCGGCGATGCAGACGCGTCAGAACGAGTATCTCGACGACCTGGGCTCCTCGATGACCTTCCTCGCTTCGATCGGCGCGAACGCTCCGTTCATCGGTCTGTTCGGCACGGTGTGGGGCATCATGGTGGCCTTCGTCGGTATCGCCCAAACCCAAACCACGTCGCTCGCGGTCGTCGCGCCTGGCATCGCCGGCGCTCTGCTCGCGACCGCCGCTGGTCTCGCCGCCGCTATCCCGGCCGTGTTGATCTACAACTTCGCCGCCAAGCAAATCTCCAAGCAAGCCAACAAGCTCGAGGATTTCTCCGCCGAGTTCATTGCGCTCGTTTCTCGTGACATGGACCGTCGCGCCGGCTGA
- a CDS encoding periplasmic binding protein tonB (ferric siderophore transport system) has protein sequence MPQALQTRVASLGASALLLGAAFVAAVSMRYVIEGAPVTLSDPAFEMIERPEIAPPRTAPEIRLPTTSQEEAITTLPPMTPQEVSAEPTTIAFTGPPSVVTMTDPDWIERPRDLERYYPRRAMRMGIEASVTLDCLVGTDGRLSCTVLSESPPNWGFGEAAQRIASEHRMRPATRDGQAVEARYVMRVPFTLQ, from the coding sequence ATGCCGCAAGCTCTGCAAACGCGCGTCGCATCGCTCGGGGCTTCGGCTTTATTGCTAGGCGCTGCTTTTGTTGCGGCGGTAAGCATGCGTTACGTCATTGAGGGGGCGCCTGTAACTTTGAGCGATCCCGCGTTCGAGATGATCGAGCGCCCTGAGATAGCGCCGCCGAGGACGGCGCCCGAAATCAGATTGCCGACGACATCGCAGGAAGAGGCAATCACAACGCTGCCGCCGATGACGCCGCAAGAAGTCTCGGCGGAGCCGACGACCATCGCATTCACGGGCCCGCCATCGGTTGTGACGATGACCGACCCGGACTGGATCGAGCGCCCCCGGGATCTGGAACGCTACTACCCCCGCCGCGCCATGCGCATGGGTATTGAGGCCAGCGTGACGCTTGATTGCCTTGTGGGAACGGATGGACGGCTCAGCTGCACCGTCCTGTCGGAAAGCCCGCCCAATTGGGGATTTGGCGAGGCGGCGCAACGCATAGCCAGCGAACATCGCATGCGCCCTGCAACCAGAGACGGTCAGGCGGTTGAAGCGCGGTACGTCATGAGGGTGCCGTTCACCCTTCAGTGA
- a CDS encoding UDP-galactose-lipid carrier transferase — translation MYGPRMNMRDIDKIVRVEPGKAAKLPKRDTTSADLFEDKKAAEEHTKACAKAIDALQDRLWAERKRSLLVVLQGIDTSGKDGTVRGVFNACGPLGVNVTSFGRPSEEELAHDYLWRVHMATPKRGVIGVFNRSHYEDVLVVKVRNLAPAEDVERRYEQINAFEKQLSENGVTILKFMLHISKDEQAKRLQERLDEPEKNWKFNAGDLEDRALWDAYQDAYDVALTRCSTEHAPWRVVPADKKWRRNAIIAAIVRGTLEEMNPSYPRPDWKASDFKII, via the coding sequence TTGTATGGTCCGCGCATGAACATGCGCGACATCGACAAGATTGTACGGGTCGAACCCGGCAAAGCCGCCAAGCTTCCCAAGCGCGACACGACGTCCGCGGACCTGTTCGAGGACAAGAAGGCGGCCGAGGAGCACACCAAAGCGTGCGCCAAGGCGATTGATGCGCTGCAGGATCGGCTCTGGGCGGAGCGCAAGCGTTCGCTGTTGGTGGTGTTGCAGGGGATCGATACGTCCGGCAAGGACGGCACGGTCCGCGGGGTGTTCAACGCCTGCGGACCGCTGGGGGTGAACGTCACCAGTTTCGGACGGCCAAGCGAAGAGGAATTGGCGCACGACTATTTGTGGCGCGTGCACATGGCGACGCCGAAGCGCGGCGTGATTGGCGTGTTCAACCGCTCACACTATGAGGACGTACTCGTTGTGAAGGTGCGCAATCTGGCGCCGGCCGAGGACGTTGAGCGCCGCTATGAGCAGATCAACGCGTTCGAAAAGCAGCTCAGCGAAAACGGCGTCACCATCCTTAAATTCATGCTGCACATCTCGAAGGATGAGCAGGCCAAGCGCTTGCAGGAGCGGCTGGATGAGCCGGAGAAGAATTGGAAGTTCAACGCCGGTGACCTTGAGGATCGGGCGCTGTGGGACGCGTACCAGGATGCATATGACGTGGCGCTGACGCGCTGCTCGACTGAGCATGCGCCGTGGCGTGTTGTCCCTGCCGACAAGAAGTGGCGACGCAACGCCATTATCGCGGCGATCGTGCGCGGGACATTGGAAGAGATGAACCCGAGCTACCCAAGGCCCGATTGGAAGGCTTCGGACTTCAAGATTATTTAG
- a CDS encoding MFS permease yields MDPVPPPRGTHARSALPELPLYYALVGAYFFAFGMQFVLFPSLVAFVLHEGPTRVGLAQSALSAPMFCFLLLGGLFAERARPASALALLHLFFAAASIALSVIVSANLLSYEVLIVYAVLVGSCAAFLMPTRDAALNGVVAREVDRGRNTSLATAAATTTAVQIGAQICGILFARAAGASPGPFLMAQALTLLIAASLSLTLRAPKPSGHERTISGAIRDVRDGLAYAFKNPVMAPMLISAAYVGVFIIGSFQVLFPLIIRDQYGGTAVEQAGRLAALFASFWSASFVSAVVLSRTKPLERPGRALIASHMVGAVALISLAFDKPFWVFTAIVLVWGLAAGVAISMSRTITQGAASPQFLGRVLAVYSMGFMGGAPIGSALVGVAAAQMGPQAAALIPGIGLAAAALLLAVTTPLWRFAPNAAVTPETFD; encoded by the coding sequence ATGGACCCTGTCCCGCCTCCACGCGGAACACATGCGCGTTCGGCTCTGCCGGAGCTGCCGCTCTATTACGCCCTTGTCGGAGCGTATTTTTTTGCCTTCGGCATGCAATTCGTTCTGTTTCCGTCGCTGGTCGCCTTCGTCTTGCATGAAGGGCCCACGCGCGTGGGCCTAGCGCAGTCGGCGCTGTCAGCGCCGATGTTCTGCTTCCTGCTGTTGGGCGGGCTCTTCGCCGAGCGCGCGCGCCCTGCTTCGGCGCTCGCTTTGCTGCACCTCTTCTTTGCCGCTGCATCGATTGCGCTGAGCGTGATCGTTTCGGCCAACCTGCTCAGTTATGAGGTTTTGATCGTTTATGCGGTGCTCGTGGGATCGTGCGCCGCGTTTTTGATGCCAACACGCGACGCCGCCCTCAACGGTGTCGTCGCGCGCGAGGTCGATCGCGGACGAAACACGTCGCTCGCCACGGCCGCCGCCACCACCACCGCCGTTCAGATCGGCGCGCAGATTTGCGGGATACTCTTCGCCCGCGCGGCGGGCGCGTCGCCGGGCCCGTTCCTTATGGCTCAGGCGCTCACGCTTCTGATCGCGGCCTCGCTCTCGCTCACCTTGCGCGCGCCGAAACCATCCGGCCACGAACGGACGATTTCTGGCGCCATTCGTGATGTGCGCGATGGTTTGGCGTACGCTTTCAAGAACCCGGTGATGGCGCCCATGCTGATTTCTGCCGCCTATGTCGGCGTCTTCATCATCGGCTCATTTCAGGTGCTTTTTCCGCTGATCATCCGCGACCAATATGGCGGCACAGCCGTTGAGCAGGCCGGGCGGCTCGCGGCGCTGTTCGCCAGCTTTTGGAGCGCGTCGTTTGTTTCCGCTGTCGTGCTCAGCCGAACCAAGCCGCTGGAGCGCCCAGGTCGCGCTTTGATCGCGTCGCATATGGTCGGCGCCGTCGCCCTCATAAGTTTGGCGTTTGACAAACCGTTTTGGGTTTTCACCGCGATCGTTCTCGTCTGGGGACTCGCTGCCGGTGTCGCGATCTCGATGAGCCGCACGATCACGCAAGGCGCAGCAAGCCCGCAGTTTCTCGGGCGCGTGCTTGCAGTCTATTCTATGGGCTTCATGGGCGGCGCCCCGATCGGTTCGGCGCTCGTTGGTGTCGCGGCGGCGCAAATGGGGCCTCAGGCCGCCGCGCTCATACCAGGCATCGGCCTAGCGGCGGCGGCTTTGCTCCTGGCGGTGACGACGCCGCTCTGGCGCTTTGCGCCGAACGCCGCCGTCACGCCGGAGACCTTCGATTAG
- a CDS encoding hydrogenase-4 component F encodes MIAAWFDLARFNEPLLLVTAPLIGAALAAAVPNARASWAIAVMSAAIGALIALDMATRGLFEGAAVGVSRHDGAGLFIAPVLGIAGLLVVLAFGALAKDVSTRAAPFANALVLASVAGWNGALFAGDLVSMFLASEVAWIAGVGLVAICGERDRAALNGAMQMVIVGGVGAATTLLGVGLINNGLGSVELLAFTTAQLRAPNVTALGVGLVVLGFAIKAGAAPFHAWVGAGVGRTGAGAALALGVLASVGAVTVLIRAAGFAFAAPELGGGVAAVLGAIGAASVVFGSLQAVGARNLKRLAAYAGIAQIGCILLSAALGSPAGLAAALVQTFSMCAAALALFTGAAAMGVVNVASLDGLGRRAPLASVAISVGALSLMGAPLTIGFLGRWRMIEAGVGAGWWWAAAAVVAASLAGVFYAGKLIDRLYFRKSSAPYIGEGGAWRWLFGPAFVVSIVAILIGLEPIVLLNAADAAATRIMGLAP; translated from the coding sequence GTGATCGCGGCATGGTTTGATCTCGCTCGATTCAACGAGCCGTTATTGCTCGTGACCGCGCCATTGATTGGGGCGGCATTGGCGGCGGCCGTTCCGAACGCGCGCGCAAGCTGGGCTATCGCTGTGATGTCCGCGGCGATTGGCGCACTCATTGCACTAGATATGGCCACACGCGGATTGTTTGAGGGGGCGGCGGTCGGTGTGTCGCGTCACGACGGCGCGGGCCTATTCATAGCGCCGGTCCTCGGCATCGCGGGCTTATTGGTCGTCTTAGCCTTCGGCGCGCTTGCGAAAGATGTCTCGACGCGCGCGGCGCCGTTCGCCAATGCACTGGTGCTTGCGTCAGTGGCTGGCTGGAACGGAGCACTGTTCGCCGGCGATCTGGTCTCGATGTTCTTGGCGAGTGAGGTCGCTTGGATCGCGGGCGTTGGCCTCGTCGCCATCTGTGGAGAGCGGGATCGCGCGGCGCTGAACGGCGCGATGCAAATGGTGATCGTGGGCGGAGTTGGCGCCGCGACAACGCTGCTCGGCGTGGGCCTCATCAACAACGGACTTGGCTCGGTGGAGTTGTTGGCGTTCACGACCGCGCAGTTGCGAGCGCCCAATGTGACCGCGCTGGGCGTTGGGCTTGTCGTGCTTGGGTTCGCAATCAAAGCGGGCGCAGCGCCATTTCATGCGTGGGTTGGCGCCGGCGTCGGACGCACTGGCGCGGGCGCCGCGTTGGCGTTGGGTGTATTGGCCAGCGTTGGCGCCGTCACCGTACTCATACGGGCGGCCGGCTTCGCGTTCGCCGCACCCGAACTGGGCGGCGGTGTTGCGGCGGTGCTTGGCGCTATTGGCGCGGCCAGTGTTGTGTTTGGTTCTCTGCAAGCTGTAGGCGCGCGCAATCTGAAGCGTTTGGCGGCGTATGCGGGTATCGCCCAGATCGGCTGCATCTTGTTGAGCGCCGCCCTAGGTTCGCCCGCTGGCCTGGCGGCGGCCTTAGTGCAAACGTTTTCGATGTGTGCAGCAGCGCTGGCGTTATTCACGGGCGCGGCTGCGATGGGCGTGGTCAACGTCGCTTCGCTGGACGGCCTTGGCCGACGCGCGCCGCTCGCAAGTGTGGCGATCAGCGTTGGCGCGTTGAGCTTGATGGGGGCGCCGTTGACGATTGGCTTCCTCGGCCGGTGGCGCATGATCGAAGCCGGCGTGGGCGCTGGCTGGTGGTGGGCGGCGGCGGCTGTGGTCGCGGCTTCGCTTGCTGGGGTTTTCTATGCCGGCAAGTTGATCGATCGGCTCTACTTCCGAAAGTCGAGCGCGCCGTACATCGGCGAGGGCGGTGCGTGGCGCTGGTTGTTCGGCCCGGCGTTTGTTGTTTCGATCGTCGCAATCTTGATCGGGCTTGAGCCGATCGTGTTGCTCAACGCGGCTGACGCCGCGGCGACGCGCATCATGGGGCTCGCGCCGTGA
- a CDS encoding htrA protease — MFGRKKGAGASLTTLARNDRDGFSGTVIDVVERVGPAVISVRRASRGRDLYDGAGSGVIVSPDGYALTNHHVVRGAHRVEGVLHDGSVASAQIVGTDPDTDLALLRLNGGSHQAAHLGDSDGLRVGELAIAIGNPLGLQATVTVGVISALRRTLRGENGRLIEDVVQTDAALNPGNSGGALVDARGAVIGVNTAIIGGAQGICFAVPINTAKRVIPELMRDGRVSRGWFGIAGQSQELSKALVRRLGLASGGGVLVAAVSSGGPADQAGLRVGDVVLKLDGHPTASVDAVHKLLTRDKIGQRVALDVLRDGVVVRLGLQVTERPVERRSA, encoded by the coding sequence ATGTTTGGTCGAAAGAAGGGCGCCGGCGCCTCGCTCACCACCCTGGCGCGCAATGATCGCGATGGATTTTCCGGCACCGTCATCGACGTGGTCGAAAGAGTCGGACCGGCGGTTATCAGCGTGCGGCGCGCGAGCCGAGGGCGCGACCTATATGATGGCGCAGGCTCGGGCGTGATCGTGTCGCCGGACGGCTATGCGCTGACGAACCATCACGTTGTCCGCGGCGCTCATCGCGTGGAGGGCGTGCTGCATGACGGCAGCGTGGCGTCCGCGCAGATCGTCGGCACGGATCCGGATACGGATTTGGCTTTGTTGCGGCTGAACGGCGGATCGCATCAAGCGGCGCATTTGGGCGATTCGGATGGACTTAGAGTTGGCGAACTCGCGATCGCGATTGGCAACCCATTGGGTCTGCAAGCGACCGTGACCGTTGGTGTCATATCGGCGTTGCGGCGGACCCTGCGCGGCGAGAATGGCCGTTTGATCGAGGACGTTGTGCAAACAGACGCTGCACTCAATCCAGGCAATTCTGGCGGTGCGCTCGTGGATGCGCGCGGCGCGGTTATTGGCGTGAATACCGCGATCATCGGCGGGGCGCAGGGCATTTGCTTTGCCGTGCCGATCAACACCGCCAAGCGCGTGATCCCTGAATTGATGCGCGACGGGCGCGTGTCGCGCGGCTGGTTTGGGATTGCTGGGCAATCGCAAGAGCTGTCCAAGGCGCTGGTGCGCCGGCTTGGCTTGGCCAGCGGCGGGGGCGTCCTGGTCGCGGCGGTATCGAGCGGCGGCCCGGCGGATCAGGCAGGCCTTCGCGTGGGCGATGTCGTGCTCAAGTTGGATGGTCACCCAACTGCTTCGGTTGATGCTGTTCATAAGCTGCTGACGCGCGACAAGATCGGCCAGCGCGTGGCGCTTGATGTGCTGCGCGATGGGGTGGTGGTGCGATTGGGCTTGCAGGTGACGGAGCGGCCGGTGGAGCGCCGTTCGGCCTAG
- a CDS encoding biopolymer transport protein ExbD/tolR gives MIPFIDVMLVLVIIFMIAAPISTVDIEVDMPTSKIDPSRRPPKPTWVSITEDATGLRVFVMNDEVPMEGLGEAAYEAVKTNDPRIANDDFEVKDQRIYIRADGTTAYRNVVRVMNQLQNRGFTKIGFVAEDRRS, from the coding sequence GTGATCCCCTTCATCGACGTCATGCTTGTGCTCGTGATCATCTTCATGATCGCCGCTCCAATTTCGACGGTGGATATCGAAGTCGATATGCCAACCTCGAAGATCGACCCGTCACGACGGCCGCCAAAGCCGACGTGGGTGTCGATTACGGAAGACGCCACTGGGCTTCGCGTGTTCGTCATGAACGACGAAGTGCCGATGGAAGGTCTTGGAGAAGCAGCGTACGAGGCGGTGAAGACGAACGATCCCCGCATCGCCAACGATGATTTCGAGGTCAAGGACCAGCGCATCTATATCCGCGCTGACGGGACCACGGCTTATCGCAACGTTGTGCGGGTGATGAACCAGCTCCAGAACCGTGGCTTCACCAAAATCGGCTTCGTCGCCGAAGATCGACGGAGCTGA
- a CDS encoding SSU ribosomal protein S4p, translating to MTKRLQAKYKSDRRFGQNLWGRPKSPVNKRQYGPGQHGQRRKGKTSDFGLQLVAKQKLRLYYGNITEKQFRKTYEEAARRKGNTAENLIGLLESRLDAVVYRSKFAPTVFSARQFVNHGHVKVNGKRVTIPSYQVKVGDLLEVRDRAKSMAIVLEALQSAERETPDYIEVDPKAMAARFSRIPVLSDVPYPVQMEPNLVVEYYAS from the coding sequence ATGACGAAGCGACTCCAAGCGAAATACAAATCCGACCGCCGTTTCGGCCAGAACCTCTGGGGCCGTCCGAAATCGCCGGTCAACAAGCGCCAGTACGGCCCGGGCCAGCACGGCCAGCGGCGGAAGGGCAAGACCTCTGACTTCGGTCTCCAACTCGTGGCCAAGCAGAAGCTGCGGCTCTACTACGGCAACATCACCGAAAAACAGTTCCGTAAGACCTACGAGGAAGCCGCGCGCCGGAAGGGCAACACGGCTGAAAACCTGATTGGTCTGTTGGAAAGCCGCCTCGACGCGGTGGTCTATCGCTCCAAGTTCGCGCCAACCGTGTTCTCGGCCCGCCAGTTCGTGAACCACGGCCACGTGAAGGTGAACGGCAAGCGCGTCACCATCCCGTCCTATCAGGTGAAGGTCGGCGATCTGCTCGAAGTGCGCGACCGCGCCAAGTCGATGGCGATTGTGCTGGAAGCGCTGCAAAGCGCCGAGCGCGAAACGCCGGACTACATCGAGGTCGATCCGAAGGCGATGGCAGCGCGGTTCTCGCGTATCCCTGTGCTGTCCGATGTACCCTATCCGGTGCAGATGGAGCCGAACCTCGTCGTCGAATATTACGCGAGCTAA
- a CDS encoding yrbA protein — protein sequence MAMAAADLEALLRRGFPDADISIQDLAGDGDHYKAVIRSAAFQGKSRVAQHQMVYAALEGRMGGALHALALDTAPKPA from the coding sequence ATGGCTATGGCCGCCGCAGACCTTGAAGCCCTCTTGCGACGAGGCTTTCCCGACGCCGACATCAGCATCCAAGACCTCGCGGGAGACGGAGACCACTATAAAGCTGTCATTCGGTCGGCCGCCTTCCAGGGTAAAAGCCGGGTGGCCCAACATCAGATGGTTTACGCCGCCCTGGAGGGGCGCATGGGCGGCGCCCTCCACGCCTTAGCGCTCGACACAGCACCTAAGCCGGCTTGA